The Sabethes cyaneus chromosome 1, idSabCyanKW18_F2, whole genome shotgun sequence DNA segment TTAATTTGGATTGTACTATAAGCCGGTTCAATCCGGGATTCCCTAGTTTGGCTAAAAAAAATCCAGGGGGCACACAATTTTCCCGGTTATAGACTTTTCCACTACCATAAACAATTTTGTGAAAACCTTTACCAgccatttttttgattttttttctgcaatCAACTCTTAGGCAATGTTTTAATTGAGAATAAAATCCACTTTGTCTCGAACTTAAAAGCACACCCATATTCAATTTGACTAATCGTATATACTTTTCTACAGGTCTAGTCTCAACCCACCACCACCATGTCTGACGATGAAGAGTATTCGTAAGTATTGTTTGTCGCGCATAGACAATCACTTTTTGCTATCGAGGAAAATTTTTGCTACTATATCTTCGATATGATGATACCAGATTTTTTGTTACTTGTTTTTTGTTCAcaattttttattatattttttgaattacTCTGGCGCAAAGTCCCTGTCAAGTAATCCCACACAATTTTGACATCCCCCGCCCGTCACGATCATCAGACGTTCAGCGATCACCATTTTGTATGATAGTTTCATTGTGATTTGTTTCTTGTTTCCTGATAACCACTATCTTGGAAAGTCAACGTAGGTTAACGCTAAGACAATGTAAAACGGGACAATTATATACACCATCTTTTGAGTGAAAGTTTTGTTACAATATTTGCTTTGTTACTTTGTTATACTGTTTTACCTGTTATTATTACCAATTGGTTTGAGCGTACTCCTAGCTTTTTGTTACATGTTTTACTACATCAATCTGAAGCTTCTAGCTTCTACCCTGTCTGCACTAAAATAAATGCATATTTATGTTACCATTAAAACACGGAACAACGCTATCGAATTGAACAGGTTACTGCAGTTTTGAGATTACCGTTTTGGTTTTTCATTAGTTTTTTGGTGTATGGGGAACGCCGCATTTGATCGACGAGAGATTCTTTTTAGCACTTGCCACGCGTCTAGGTATTTAGTAATAGCGAAGCCCGACATCcgtgattgtcttccccaccCCATCCTattaatttatgtttctaaacgTTTTTTAGCTCTGAAGAGGAGGTCGTCGAGGAGCAGCAACACGAACCACAGGAACAGTAAGTGTTTTTCGTAAAAATCGGAAATTGTGCAAATAAGCTCTAAACCTAGTGAAAACTGACTGAGTCTACCTATCCCTTATTTAGTAGTATTTTCTAATACAAGTATGCTAAATATATGCTAGTTTCATTAGAAAgcaattattatttcaatttttgcatAGTAGTAAAGGtgttttaagattttttgcgGTTTTCAAGATTACTAAATAATTTGCTCCTAAACATGACTACATGCGAATGTAGGACTTTTTTCACATAACAAATCTTATTCATATACGTTAATGTAAATTACGCTTTTTCAATGGTTTATCTAATTTGCATTGAACGGCACCTGCTGTGGAACATAcagataaaaatcaataaaatcagATGTAAAATATCTTAGATGCTTCACCAAACACAAAGTTACATTCAATTCATTTTTGACCAGCTCAAACAGCCTAAACATTTGTCTAAAGTCCGGAAAAATGCTCGCTTCTGTGTGTATGTACATTATAACGACCCCTGTAGAAATTGGGCCAGGAAGTATTCTTATGCAGTTACGAAAAACTAGCCCACCACTGCTTCTAATGAGTTTTCCGTTCACTTTAAGTTTTCTTAACAATAGCAAGCGAAGTATTTAAATCTAAATGTagaattttcttttcttttgcagGAAGTAAGTGTTTATATCTAGTCCCATCCCTAGTAGCAATGTACAGAATATATAATGTTTTGCATAAACCATTACAAGCTAACATGTAAAGCAAAAAAGGCCTTGTATGATTGTTGATAGGTCATTAGCAACCGAACGAATTTTGTCTGGAAAGCAATTGTAAGAGTAAAGTCGAGCTGTGGTAAACGATtataaaaacgaatatttttgtcggtaacatttttttatatttttacttgAATCATAACCATTATTTTTGCAATAGTTTCCATCCATTTCTACATATAACTTTCAGGCTTTAAAGCAATGAAATTATACTTCAGCATTTGCTTTTAATTAATATTACTGAGACGAACCTGTGCTCAAGCACAACTAAAATTTTCAATTGGAAAcaaataatttcaatttcaatttttggtTCATATATGGAGCGATGTTTTCAGCTGCAGTAAAAAAAAACAGCTTATCTTTGCCTCCCACAgattcatttttagtttttctgttgtTATCTAGTACAAATCTGCAACAGAATCAGGACATCGTTGCAAGTTTACCTCTTGTCAGCTCGTCTTCAATCAGTTTTAAGCGTTCATAAAAAATTATAAGAAAACAGTACATCTCGACGATTATTGCCACTCGCCATACTAAATGGTGGAAGTTAGTCTTTGCTTAGTTTGCATTGGAAAATGAATTCTCATTAGGTTTCGCGGGTTGatcttttttaaatattcttaACAGTTAAAAACACTCTTTGCAAtatgttattgtatttttatagttattgaaACGCGAATTTTGCAAGTCTTTCAAACATGCTGCGTCCGTAGGCCTCCAAACATATTAGCTATTAAGATGTACTGTTTATATAAGTTATTATGGGCTATGCATCCTTTTTCCAAACCATTAATTTGTAAATATCACTAATAACTATATATATAAAGTTTGGCTCTGTGTTATAATGTACTAATCTTGTACAAAAAATATTGCTACAACCACTTACAGTACCCACAGTAATCTAATATTAAGTACTAAGAAAGTAATTCAAAATATGACGAGAAAAATCCGATCATAACTTCGCCAGTAAATCATAACAATGATGACCAATTGAAATCCTTATCCCAAAATCTTGTGGTTTTTAACACTCATGTGTTTAAACGCCTATAAGAAGAGTATTTAAGCTGATTATGTGTGATTTTACTGAGGCGAAATAGAAGCGAACACAAAATGGTGTCATATTTTGAACCTTTCTCATATTCCTTTAAGAGGTACCCAACCATTTCCATCGTTTTTTGAAACACGGATTTTAAAAGATttgtttttgactttttttccttttttgtgtttttcgtcGTCGACCCTCCAAACTGGACCGAAACCAAACCGTGaacattcaaaacaaacattttgttaCTACCACCATCAACCATCCTGTGCGTCCGTGGTATTCCCCTGGACAATGGTccatgttatgtaaaaaattaCATCCATTCAACCATCACCACCAACCACTCAAATCGTGTGTTGTTTTTGTTGAACATAAATCCACGCCACAAcccatacaaaaatattacaaatcATTACCTGTAACCGTAGGCCTGCAGCTAAGCCCGAGTAAGTGAGAAGAAGGCAACAGGCGGTTGTACCGTTTCGTTGTTCACACCACGCACAGAAAATACACCACACACTACTGCTATGAGCAAAACTCTATTGCTTATTTCCATTATATGCGCCTATTGCGCCACTAATCTACTACTTTCCCGGTACTATTAAACTGCTCGAAAGTAGCCTGTTTCACCCTACCTTTCTGCCAACTTTCCGATTTTTGTGCAAGTGAATGGAAAACTAACCTACCTTTTTTGCTAGTTGCTCCAGCAACCTGTGTTATGATGAAACTCGTGCTACATATACCTAATGTATACTGCAAAAAATGCGGAAAATGGAAGGCCATAAGCAATTTACAAATCTTTTGCTAATGGCTTCGTGGAACCGTACCGTGTTCTATGATAACAACGAGGTCCATCTGGTCGTTTTCTCGCTTTAACCGAAATAAATTTACCAATAACAGTCTGCAGACTTGTGTATATTTAACCCTAGATTGACTGACCGAAAAATTAGACCAAATTCGAGTAGCTGGAGCACCCGATTATAAATATAAAAGTTTCAAATTACGAAAAATTGAAGAAATAACGAGAATTTGGAACGTTTTGACGACATTTCAAAAGGAATAGTCCAAATTGGTACTCCAAAACTCCACATGGGTACAtttgtacccggttgatcaattgagggttaaataaGCTTGGTTTAACAAACAAATTGCGAACCCTTTACAATATGTATTATTTAGAGACGCAAGCTTGAGTGAAAATGACAAATTATTCGAAcacctttttttattttaccaaTATGCTGTCTGCATTTTACATTGCAGTAAAGCGGTGATTATATGAGTAAATATTTATTCGAATTTTTTACTACCTAATCCGATTAGTTTATATGATATTGATCAAGAAGAGTTATGCACACGGTAAACAAATTTGGAACAATGaatgaataaatttttaaaaatattagtGCTAATAAGTGTTATTAAAGGTTTGTGAATGGCCGAAAAACCAAGCATCTTGATAAAGTTCCATTCTATGACACAGCAtccacccaacaaacatttttatttgaatagtGGGTTGTTTAGCTTCATATAGATAGCCGATATTCAAACAGCAACAGCATTATATAGCAAAAATGCTTTTTGGGCATGGATCAATTTTCGAACTTGAATACTCCAAACACTCCGAAAGGCTATATGAATTAACTGAAAATTCAATAGAATCCAAAGAAAACCTAACTATCTTGACAGAGCTATGTAGTTTGAGTAGTTTATATCTAGACTCAAAAAGTTTAACCAAATAAATTAACTACACAATAACCACGGCTAGAGTACTCACTAATTCATTCATTCAAAGACATTATCTCGTTCCCAATCCACTCTAATCCAACATTTTccaattattctacacaattataATACATTTCGAGTAAAAACACAAATCTTCAGATTCTACATACATAATTATCGAAAGGACGCCGAAAACAATACacatttttcgtgttttttgctactaatttttgtaaaattttgtattttgtactgTCAGCATGTCTACAATGAATGGATATTTTCTAAGTTTCTCGGCGTGGCTGCTAGACTCAACGAATGGCGAGGATATATATACAATTTCAAACACGTATAAACGCTTCTGTAAACAATTACTTCAACTTCAAGACTATTCTTGGATACATACTAATCGGATGGTTATTTCTTTCTTTCGACAATCTTTCTTATTTTCTCGCACATCCTCAACAACCTACCTTATTGGTAAATTTACATAACTAGGGGTGACGATCCCGAGTTCATCAAGCGCCAGGATCAGAAGCGCTCGGACTTGGACGAACAGTTGAAGGAATACATCAACGAATGGCGCAAACAGCGGGCCAAGGAAGAGGATGAACTCAAGAAGCTCAAGGAGAAACAAGCCAAGCGCAAAGTTTCTCGAGCTGAAGAGGAACAGCGTATGGCTCAACGCAAGAAAGAAGAGGAGGAGCGTCGCGTTCGCGAAATTGAGGAGAAAAAGCAACGCGAAGTGGAAGAAAAGAGGCGACGTCTCGAGGAGGCTGAGAAGAAACGTCAAGCGATGTTGCAGGCCATGAAGGACAAGGACAAGAAGGGACCGAACTTCACTATCACCAAGAAGGACAGCTCTGTAAGTTCAAGTATAAAAAGATGTTTCATTCAAAACTTTACGTAACTTACCCATTCAAACTACAGTTCGGAATGTCCAACGCCCAAATGGAACGTAATAAGACTAAGGAACAGCTTGAAGAGGAAAAGAAAATCTCGTTATCCTTCCGTATTAAGCCCCTGGAAATCGATGGCCTCAGTGCTGATGCTTTGCGTACAAAGGCCACAGAGTTGTGGGATACTATTGTCAAGCTGGAAACGGAAAAGTACGATTTGGAGGAAAGGCAAAAACGTCAGGACTACGATGTCAgtaaaattaatttcatttaCAACCATGATTGTGACTAATTCTTCAACTTCCCTCCCTAGCTTAAAGAATTGAAGGAAAGACAAAAGCAGCAGCTTAGACACAAAGCCTTGAAGAAGGGTCTTGATCCAGAAGCCCTTACTGGCAAATACCCGGTTAGTAGTAAATTTTGCTTTATTGAGTTGTCAAAAACAATTTAACgttaaatttattgaaaatagcCCAAGATCCAAGTCGCCTCCAAATATGAACGCCGTGTTGACACCCGCTCTTACGATGATAAGAAAAAACTGTTCGAAGGTGTAAGTATTAACACACAATTTAATGAAGAATGCTTCATATTTTTCCACGTTTCGACAACCCTGTCTGTAAAGCAAAATTGTTCTAATCTAAAACCAATTTCTAAAACCCAAAAGGGTTACAGCACATACTATCTAGAGAAGATGAATAAAAAATGGACACAACGACAGGAATTATGGATGGCACGAACCAAATGTAAGCGTTCGATATTTAATGTTGTGTTCCTTCCAATTGTGTTCGTACGGCGTTAACCGTTGTGTTTGAACTCGTGGAGAAACTTGTAAAATAATAGAAGTAGAGGTAGAATATTTTATCCACAATTTTTCTAGTACAACGCGTAAATATGTGCCTAATCACAAGTGGTAAATGTTTTCATATTAATTGCAACCTTATAAAACATACTCGGTTCACAACAACACTCAGTCTAAGGAAGTGCTGGTCAAATCAAAATCTCGTACTTTGGAAAAATATAGCACAATATTACCAACTATTTCAATTACATCTGCACGCATCATTCTTGTACAACTCATGGgtgttttatgtatattttctGTTTATCGTAACAAAATACGTGTGTAGGGCTTTGACACTCTGAACAAGGAAGTTCTCGAGAAGCAATGGTCAGAGAGGAAGGAACAGTATGCCGGTCGTCAAAAGTGTAAGTATCATCATACGTACGTTTACGTGGTTCACATTTGTCTGTTGCGCGTGTCGTGGCAAAATAAAATGTGTTTTAACCCAACAGTTTCAAGAAACGCTTACTCATACTTTTTTAAATTCTATTACCTGcgaaattttggatttatttttactttatAAGGGTTTCGTCAATTACAATGATAATTTGAGTTTGATTCCCAACGTTGCGATGCTTCAGTTGGCTCTGTGTGTTGAGTTGAGGCGACAATGAGACAAAAAACTCTGATTCACTATATGCACTTTACTTGTACAGTATCTGCAGATCTTCAATTTATAAATGTTACCAAAAATAATTGGTTGCAATTATTTTTCGCATTTCATaactttgtttctcttttaacAGCCAAACTACCCAAATGGTTCGGCGAGCGACCTGGCAAGAAGGCTGGCGATCCAGAAACCCCCGAAGGCGAGGACGAGGTCAAGCCTGAGGATGAGGAAGTCGAAGAAGTCGAAGAGGAGGTCGTCGAAGAAGTGGTAAGTAATCGTGGTattctttattttcaataaaatacaaatattttaatttttctataGGTTGAGGAAGAGGAGGAAGAAGAGGAAGAGGAGGAGGAAGAGGAAGAGGAGGAAGAAGAGGAGGAGGAAGAAGAGGaggaagaagaggaagaagaataAAATTGCTAACATCAACGGTTCAAAACTATTGATTAAGTCGGAAGCATTATTTCTCTACTACCATTTCCATATTATTCCTCCAATGGGCAGCGAAAGTAATCGTAACGATGATGATGGAGATGAGCGAAAGCAGACAATCGCAAAAGCGCTTTTATTCAACATCTCAATTAACAtctttcattatttttattatttattataattttattatttagaagctcattttaaaaaaatataaatatttattacaaACTATAATTTGCTGAATCGGATAAATGGCTTATGTTCTTTATGTGAAAGTCCttacataaattttaaaagTGATTATTACCTTTGAATCATTACTAACAGGCAACACGAATGCACTATCAAGTGTAAAGTATCGCTAATAAAgaacaacaactacaacaaattacaaataggaGTATAATGGGCACCCTAATTTGTTGGCTACTTTAAGCATTCAAACAGATTGATTTTTGAAAGTGTCGTTATTGCAAAACATAAATTTAGTTTCTATCGATAATTAATGGCAAtctgtaaacagtaaaattgaaaatgaattgatatgacgatgaaaattgcaatttaagttCATGCATGGGGCAAAATAAGCACCCGCTGACTCATAATGCGCACTCTTATGAGCACATGCTTGGGAGGTGTATGCAAGTAATACTAGCACACATCCAcaaatacatatatatatatatatatatatatatatatatatatatatatatatatatatatatatatatatatatatatatatatatatatatatatatatatatatatatatatatatatatatatatatatatatatatatatatatatatatacatacgtacatacacaaacacaaaACGTCGAACAAATTATTGACCGCTACCCGTTTGCACCCTTGCAATCGAGCCGCATGGTTGCCTCTCGAGCACATAAAGAAAGTTTCGGATGACACTTGTTTTGTTGCTGAAAACATAAGCTTATCCGTTTCCCTCCATTAGCTGGTATACGAGGCTCCTGATTTCACGGGTTATTACACCGTAGCATCAAACCTCCATATCCTTAAATATGGTCCACCCGCCCTCGTCCACCAGCGGGAgtgaaaacagttttgaaagAACCAATTTGGTCCACTCCCTGTCCTGACATAACCGCTTTGTATCTTctcacataccgagctaacgtctaCCGTGGTACTTGGCGGTTTCTTCTGAGGATGTTGCAACCGGTGGTTCCAATCAGCATAGTCTTGTGACTCCATCCCAAGTTCAAATCCTTTTTCCCTTGATCAGAGTATTCGAGTCCCAACACCCTGTATACGCCCCTGACCAGATTGTCAACATTGCGAGAGCGGTGAGTGCGCATCTCAATGTAGATGTCACAAGCCTCGTCCACACTGAACAGTTTTCGGGAGGAGGGTATGAACATACTCCaataaataaatagttggtagCGAGACATTCACTACCGACGTCACTAAGGGATATGTTACGGAACGGATGTGACCAAAATGTCAAAACTCGACAGTTTGTCCATCTAACTACAAGAATTAGCTTCCTAGGCTTGGCATCTAACGGGATGCTTTCTTTCCGTGCTTGACTCTGAACCCGAATAGAAGTGCGCGTCGGGAATTAAAGTTAATTATTATATAAAGTGTGTACCATAAGTAGGGTAATCTAGCTAAATTATTTTTGTGTGATTAGTTTTTCTAGAGCTAAAGTTAAAAGTAAGGCCTAGAATAAAAGGAACAGTGTGCTCAAAGACAGTGTTAAAACTTAAAAGTTAGGCAACAAAGTgcgcactgagtgcaggacagccctgcttACGTGTATGGGGCCCTTAAGGCCGATGGAGGTCTAGAAGAGAACATATTCACTGCATGGTCAgccggtattcttgcgacgtgaccgagccatcgtactctcccaactttcgacaagtgtactttgagaatcattccaagtacccagtaaaccatttggtttgtatatctcgattgcaactgaggtatacgaaatcatatctgaacgaaaaagttatatttgtgacaactatttgtaattctattttgcgcagtttttataacacgcaactaaatactcctgaatatatgattaagatataatcaaatattgcaattgtctatcctactttataattcacagtcatgaattgtatatgaagacacgcacgactgcaaaacaacttattgttcacttcgatttgacatactttaagcattatacaattccaatgtgaaattgacatgaaaacgatttaatgtgaactttctattacgattttgtgttatctgggtagtataagtagtaaatcaatcgttcattagcatccctggcgttttatactgcaggttgctgtttgtCAGCCCtctgactgcataactgttgtaaattgacatccacaattctatttaaattcttcttgtcggtaacaagctgcaaataaacattgtcagcactataggagagctagcagtaaagtaggcgcttattttacaaaaatagcatttaagtagcatttagggCAACTTAAAtgtttattggcttgcatttaaattgcattagaaatgcttattggttacctgggtactgtctttagcaaaatttcttgcagtaatatgctctaaaactttgcagaatacattcggcatggaccaaggcgacgaaataaggatatggaatgaaaacttggtacctggaactgtgggttagagtcccacaccgaGCTACATGATGATTACTATCATTAGTGTACCAGGCATAGAACGTTTCCTcattttaaaaaaaacacacacacacctcgaatcaatttcgtgtttttcgttcctaatttgttcgaagtgttacgtctgtgaGTCTATGGTATAAGGTAAAAATATCGTTTTCCCAGCACTagtgcccagtaaaccatttggtttgtatatctcgattgcaactgaggtatacgaaatcatatctgaacgaaaaagttatatttcacgccatataagaacatatatgtaccaaagtggaggcgatatacgtgcgaaaattttgacaactatttgtaattctattttgcgcagtttttataacacgcaactaaatactcctgaatatatgattaagatataatcaaatattgcaattgtctatcctactttataattcacagtcatgaattgtatatgaagacacgcacgactgcaaaacaacttattgttcacttcgatttgacatactttaagcattatacaattccaatgtgaaattgacatgaaaacgatttaatgtgaactttctattacgattttgtgttatctgggtgttTTTATGGCATGAGCGGTGTCATATGTGCAAAATTTGTCATCGTTATCGAAGAATTTTTAACATTAacaatgggcaaaaattgagccactaTTCTATACCGAAGGTGAAGGCCACAGAagcatacccaggtaaccaataagcatttccaatgcaatttaaatgcaagtcaataagcatttaagttgccttaaatgctacttaaatgctattatggcaaaatatgcggctattttactgctagccctcttctaatgctgacaatgcttatttgcagctagttaccgacaagacgAATTTAATTAGAATTgcggatgccaatttacaacagttatgcagtcaaaaggctgataaataccaacctgcagtataaaacgctagggatgctaataaacgattgattcacTGCtaatactaatgcttattggttacctgggtaatcaCACTtctttatttcgattttatttctTTATAACTAACGAGGCATTCAGGAAAacgtttcattttaattttgctACAATAAATAGAGCGTTTCTTTTACAGATCATATTCGTATTGTTTACTACTAAGGTTGCaaacgaggggcaagacactgtcgaaaatatattacttttccctatggaaatatttttccaaccttaatatattgacctttcccacccataatataaccgaaagccctataaagttacatttatttatacatttatagggttttaatagagcctaatatattaatattatgataatattatgaagcgtcttgcccctcggttgcaaacaacaaaatatatataGGTGTCTATAGGACGATATTTGTTACAATAGTTACATTACAAACGCCACGTATGTAATGAAGAAAGTAGACATTTTTAAtatttctatccagctttttacgcgctataatggcggacgctataaattgtgttcgtaatatgtgaacaatcttttgacaactctgcatacatcaaaactgggcactcttctcctgtacggcagtgttgctcgtttacgcaaaagaaggaaggcaatagttttgtttacatttcgcacagttttgctttccttctttgacgtaaacgaaagaaagagcacggtagtgctgcaagagaagagtgccagaattgatgtatgcagagttgtcaaaaagattgttcgcatattacgaacacaatttatagcggccaccattatagcgcgtaaaaagctggatataaatTAACTTATACACAAAGCACATTGTAATGCGTTTACGTGAAAACTAGATaggtacactcaacccccgctaatatgaaaaaaccTCGTTGAGATTGGACGAGttaatttttaatctgaatatttggtaactctattcattttcacatagacgcaagacgcgcaccctatgaacttgttgttttgatttgacgaaaacaaacgttttgaaaacatttcaaacatgcgcgaattctaaacgtcCGGTTTGTAGAAGAGGTAATTGGCTCGGCAATTTCGACAAAAATGCTCTATttttacccaggtaaccaataagcatttccaatgcaatttaaaagcaagccaataagcatttaagttgccttaaatgctacttaaatgctattttggcaaaatatgcggctactttactgctagccctcttataatgctgacaatgcCTATTCGctgctagttaccaacaagaagaatttaaatagaattgtggatgccaatttactacagttatgcagtcaaaaagctgataaacaacaacctgcagtataaaacgccagggatgctaataaacgactgatttacagcttattttaatgcttattggttacctgggtagttctGGCGAGAGGTAAGttccatatgagctatattgccaaagttcTTGAGCAACaggaaacgtatta contains these protein-coding regions:
- the LOC128732763 gene encoding troponin T, skeletal muscle-like isoform X3, whose amino-acid sequence is MSDDEEYSGDDPEFIKRQDQKRSDLDEQLKEYINEWRKQRAKEEDELKKLKEKQAKRKVSRAEEEQRMAQRKKEEEERRVREIEEKKQREVEEKRRRLEEAEKKRQAMLQAMKDKDKKGPNFTITKKDSSFGMSNAQMERNKTKEQLEEEKKISLSFRIKPLEIDGLSADALRTKATELWDTIVKLETEKYDLEERQKRQDYDLKELKERQKQQLRHKALKKGLDPEALTGKYPPKIQVASKYERRVDTRSYDDKKKLFEGGFDTLNKEVLEKQWSERKEQYAGRQKSKLPKWFGERPGKKAGDPETPEGEDEVKPEDEEVEEVEEEVVEEVVEEEEEEEEEEEEEEEEEEEEEEEEEEEEEEE
- the LOC128732763 gene encoding troponin T, skeletal muscle-like isoform X1 — encoded protein: MSDDEEYSSEEEVVEEQQHEPQEQPAAKPEGDDPEFIKRQDQKRSDLDEQLKEYINEWRKQRAKEEDELKKLKEKQAKRKVSRAEEEQRMAQRKKEEEERRVREIEEKKQREVEEKRRRLEEAEKKRQAMLQAMKDKDKKGPNFTITKKDSSFGMSNAQMERNKTKEQLEEEKKISLSFRIKPLEIDGLSADALRTKATELWDTIVKLETEKYDLEERQKRQDYDLKELKERQKQQLRHKALKKGLDPEALTGKYPPKIQVASKYERRVDTRSYDDKKKLFEGGFDTLNKEVLEKQWSERKEQYAGRQKSKLPKWFGERPGKKAGDPETPEGEDEVKPEDEEVEEVEEEVVEEVVEEEEEEEEEEEEEEEEEEEEEEEEEEEEEEE
- the LOC128732763 gene encoding troponin T, skeletal muscle-like isoform X2 translates to MSDDEEYSSEEEVVEEQQHEPQEQGDDPEFIKRQDQKRSDLDEQLKEYINEWRKQRAKEEDELKKLKEKQAKRKVSRAEEEQRMAQRKKEEEERRVREIEEKKQREVEEKRRRLEEAEKKRQAMLQAMKDKDKKGPNFTITKKDSSFGMSNAQMERNKTKEQLEEEKKISLSFRIKPLEIDGLSADALRTKATELWDTIVKLETEKYDLEERQKRQDYDLKELKERQKQQLRHKALKKGLDPEALTGKYPPKIQVASKYERRVDTRSYDDKKKLFEGGFDTLNKEVLEKQWSERKEQYAGRQKSKLPKWFGERPGKKAGDPETPEGEDEVKPEDEEVEEVEEEVVEEVVEEEEEEEEEEEEEEEEEEEEEEEEEEEEEEE